Genomic DNA from Pseudomonadota bacterium:
TAAACCGATCTGGCTGCATCGGCGTCTCCCTTACCTGACTCCGCACGCATCAACGTGCCCCAAAACTCAGGTGAGTCGAGCTTCTCGAGATCAAAGACGGCTAAGACTTGTCTAGCTACGCTGTCGAAGTTCGCACTGCGCACGCTCCATCGCGAATTGGCGGAAACAAACCTCGCCACGTTCTGGCGATCTGGCCGGCCACGAAGGACCATCTCTATCTGGGCCTCATTAAGCGCGTCGACGACTTCTCGGATACCGTCGATCAGTTGTTCTCTTAGCATCACATCCCTTTGCTCTCGCCAATTGTCACTTTCCGGAACGCACCAACGACACCTTACGACCCATCGGCAAATCCCACTTATCAGTTGGCGCTTACTTGTAGCACTTCATTCTTCGTTCCCTTCTTCGTGCTCAATACGCCGAGAGACACCTCAGCTGGCGGAAACTACAAGTCGAAGCAGGTTTCCAGCCCAGTTCACGTCAGCCCACCGGTAGCTGATGAAGACGCCTGGTTCTTGTTGGCTACGGATCCCTCTCTCTAGGGTCCTAGGATTAGTGCGATATCACGCCCAGATTTCGCACTACACAAGAGACCGGACCAACGGCCACCCCTCAGCACCGCGCCCGTAACACTCGCCAGTTAGCGTCTCCCTGTGGCCATCAACCTTACCAGGAGATCCCGATGCTACGAACCACCATCGCCATTGCTGCACTGCTCGCCCTGCCGGCGAGCGCCCAGTCGCCCCTGGACGCCCTCCAGTCGCAGACGGCCAACGCTGGCCTATACGCCAACCGCATACCGGACAGGACCTTCTCCCGCGCCTTCACGGAGGTGTGCATCACCGGAGGCGGTGTTCTCTTCGACCAGAACGAAGCTGGCGAATCGACCCAGGGCGGGGCTTGCCGTCCTCTGATGAAGGGTTGGGTGATCGAGCGCGACCAGCGTGAGGCCGCCACTTGGACGGAGGCTCGCGTCGCCTGCACGATCGACGACATGCGTCTACCCGAGGCCATGGAGTGGCAATACAGCTGCTTCAACGCCGATACGTTCGGGCTCCTGAACATGATCGGCGAATGGGAGTGGGCTGGGAATACAACGATTGGCTACGAACCTAATCCCACACGCGGGATAGGCGCCAACATGTTCGGGAGCGGAGCTTGCGAGGATGGCACACGCGGTTTCGTCGGACGCGAGGATGAGTTCGCGCGAGTAGAGCAGTTCCGGTGCGTGCGCTAGCTAGCTTCGACTGCCGCGGGTCTGCCCGCTGGGCAGCCCCGCTGGAGAGAATTGTAAATCCCGACAACGACACGAGGCACGGGGATCAGGGACATGAAAGGTCGTCCTCCCACTCCCCAGGGAAACCTACGGCGAGATGACGTGCACTATCAGCGTGCCGCCGCCCCACTCATGAGCCTCCAACCCAAGCCCGCCACCGATGCTGGGGTTCTCCATGTTAAAGCCCTGCCTCTGCAGTCGCTCCGTAAGCTTGACGGCTGCTGTTAGGTCTACACTATTGTAGTAATACACGCGTGATGCGCGAGTGTGCGTGGCTGGCACTGCGAGCCACTGATCACCTCGAAGGCTATACCCCCACGCTCGCACGTCGATTATCAGCTGATCATGGCGTGCTCGCGACATACCGACCGTCACAATTCCCACCTGATACTTGCTGTTTTCGTTGAGTTCCAGTGCCCGTTCTATTTGATCACTCGACTCGCCAAGCGCCTGCATGACGCCTCTCGCTGCCTCCTCAAGCTCTCTCTCGCCTGATCTAGCGGCGAATGCGCCTATCTCTTCTGCAAAAGGCTTCAAGGCGTCCCCCAGATCCGAAGCGTATGAGAGCGCTTGCACTGTATTGTCCGCCTGATACCTTAGGTTTTCCCACGCATTCTGTGATCGTTCCAAATCGGCCCGCGCGCGGTCCGCCTGTCCTTGCATGGCGAAGAGCTCTTGCTCTGCGCGTTCAAGCCTCTCAAGCGTTTGCTCGGACACGAGAGTAGCAGCCTCGATGTGCAAGAGCGCATCCCTAACTGAGTCCTTGATGAGGTAGCCACCAAGGGTGCCGGCAAGCGTGAAAACGGCGCCAGCGAACACTCCTACTATCGCTGCGTGGACTGAAAAACGCCGATAAAGCGCCTTTTCCACCAGCTCGAAGAGCCGCCTCCGCTCAAGCTCGTCCTCCGGAGTCTCGTTTTCCAATGGAATCTCCATACCCACAAACTGCTTTTAGCGCTCTCGCACGCGGCCCGGTAACCTCATCCTCCCACAGAGCCCCCCAACCACCCAGCCGTACACACCCCCTCAGTCGCCCCAATGGCATCCGAGAAGCACTCAGCGATGCTGAGGTAGAAGTTCCCGACGGTGGACAGCCCGCCATTCTGGCCGAACGAAAACAGTCCAATCATCAGCACGTAGACCAGCATGAACGGGAACCACCAGCGGATCGTCTGGAGTGTCGCGATCCAGAAGCGCCAGCTGTCCTGCATCGGTGTCCCCGGCTGGAGCCGCTCCACCGCCCAGTCGTTCCACTTTGCAGGAATCAGCGTGATCCCCGCTGCGTACGCCATCACCGAGAGGTGAAGTAGCGTCGGCACGAAGGTCGAGAAGTGCATCGCGGAGACCCACCACTGAGACTGGCTGCGCAAGCCTGCGAACTTGGACTCGAGGTCGATGACTGGGGCGCCGGTTGGCCCGATGGTTGTGGCTATGTTGAGGAGCTGAGACAGGCCGACGATAGAGATCGCTAGCAATCCGAGCGTGACAGCCGCTACAAGCGAGTCCAGCGCGGAATAGCCGATCACTCGCAACCAAGCAGATCTACCCCCTTGAGAAGAGGATGCTATGGATCTCGTCAGTAAGAGCCGCGTTACACCGAACGACGCGAAATCGAAGACTGCATTGCAGAACGGTAGCACTACTAGGAAAGGCCATAGGTTGGCGGCACTCTCGACATCAACCTCGAGGGCGGCCGCTGCCACAAGTGTCGGCACAAGAAAGACGCAACCGAGGATCGCCGGAAGAAGCCGCCGCCACTTCGTCTCAACTACGTGACCAGCGCCAGCGAAAGCGCCAACAGCGACAACAACAGTGACAACGCCAACGACAACGCCATTGACAACGCTATTGACAGCGCCAAGCACAGCCAAACCGACAGCCAAACCGACAGCTAAAGTGGCAGCGACGGCGCCCGTGCCAGGCACAAAACGGACAACAGGGCCAAAGACAGCGTTAGCGAAAATTCCTGCGACAAAGACAGCGAGGGCGCCAGCAAGAACGCCAGCGAAGGCGACAACGCCAGCGCCAGCGACACGGCCAGCGAAAGCGAGAGCGAAAGCGAGAGCACCAGCTAGTAGCAGACCCTTAGCCAGCCTTCTCGGTGTGACTGGCCACTCGGCTAGGAGCGCATCCGAAACCACTAGGACTAAGGTGATTGGCCACATGACGAACAGACCCACTAGCGTGACCATTTTCCCCCAACCACCGAGGTTATCCGAGTAAACCTGAATGCTACCCAACGCGCCACTCCCACCGACGGCCCAGTCGGTCGTCATGAGGATAATTGGATAAGCGATAGAGATGGCTACGAAGAACGCCAAGGCGCTGTTATTGAAGCAGCTATCCCAGAGTTCAGCCTTGGGGTCTGTGTAGGAGCGCTCGTACGTCGGCGGAAGCACCCGCGCACTCCAGTCCAAGAAGACACCAACCAAGACGCGATACTTCTCGCCGAACGCCCGCTTCTCTAGACTGGATTTCAGCCGAAGAACAGAGTTGGACTTCCGCGGATCAGGCCTCTCGGCAACCCACTTCAGCTTGTGAGCTTTTTCGACCCTGTCCTCGCCCAGGACCATCCAGTGAAGCACCCAGAGTACTGGGAACGCGCTGAGCGGGATCGCCCAAAGCCGTTCGACACCGTAAAGAAGCTTCAGGAATTCTGAGACGAATGGTGGCAAGGGCGTCCGTTCTTCTAAGGCGGCCGATTAGCGTCAGTGTACCCAATCACCGCTGTTTGTCAGGCAGCCTCTTGGGTCAGCGCGCTCCCGCCTGCTCGGGCGCGGACAATCGATACCCCACCGCGTACCGAATCTCCGCCAGAACCGCCATGAAAGCCCGATGGCTCAACCCGGCCCGCTCAGCCGCCACCCGCGTGCTCCCCAGCCCCGCGAGATACTGAGCCGCCACGACCACCCGATCCTGCTCAGGCATCACCCCCTCCGCGGTCAACGCCTCCACCAGGCGCTGATCCTCGGTGGCGAACCACACCCGGGGCACCCGCCCGCCGAACCCCGCACTCGGCTTGTAGTCCATCGACGGCGAGGGGACCGAGGCCACGTACCCCTCCCGCTTGGCGGCCCACTCCCGCAACGCGAGATCCCCGAGCTGGTGGATCGGCGTCCTCACGCAGCGACCTCGAGGCGCCGTGAGGCGAGCTCCCGCTCCGACGCCCACCGATCCTGTCGGTGACAGAGCTCAGGACCACACGACACCACCCGCCGCTTGATCCGAAGTCGCCCGTCCACGACCTCGCAGTTCCCTCGGGTGACGAGGTAGTGCACGACGTCCGGATCCGGCTCCACCCGCTGACGTCGCCACAGCTTCGCCAGGACCGCACAGGCGCGGTCGTGGAGCTTCCCATCGCGAATGGGCAGGTCGGCCCAGCGAGTCTTCCTGTGCACACTCATGCGGCCACTGCCCGAGCGGGTCCGACACTGTCGATGCTGAGCATCCAGTCATCCTCGCCGAAGTGCTGCCGTAGCATCCTCATGGCGACCCGGCTGCTGGTAACCAGCGGCGCATTGGGCGCGATCGCCACCCCAGGTGCGATGCATCCTTGCACCTCATCACAGCGATTCGCTGCGTGAATCAGCACGCCGAATCGCGCGATTCCCGGCTGATCGAAGTGGGAGACCGTGCGGCCCTGGAGGATGTACACCCCGTCCCCGTTACTCGGACGGCTGTACGGCGAGACGTGGTACAGACCCTCAGGAATGCAGCTCACGCCCCGCTCGTTGTTTCGCCAGGGTCGCTCAACCGTGTAGAGCCTGAGCTCCGTCCCGTCGTCTTGCGGGATCACTAGGCTCCCGAAGGTGCCCCAGAAGTCGATGCCGTAGCACCAACGGGTCAGCGTTGCGTATTTCATGCGCGCGGGCCTCCTTCAGCCTCCCTCGGCTCGTCATCCATCTCTCGCAGCCAATCGCAGAAGCGATCGGCATCCATGATCGGCATGTACCGCCACTCCCCGCCGTCGCAGCGGAAGGCCAGCGCCGGGATGCGATTCCCCTCCGCCGCGGCCTGCTCCACCTGCAGGATCGCGGTCATCAGCTGCGCCCGAGATCCCCAGCGCTTCACCTCGATCGCAACGGCGTGGTCCATCCCGTGCTCGATGTCCTCGCCCGAGTCCCGGGCCTGGCTGAGCGCTCGCTTGGCGAACCCCTCGCCTAGGCGATCGTTGAGCGCGTTCACGACCTCCCGCTCCCCGCCCTTCCCCTTGCGCACGCTCCTCGCTCCCATCGCTCAGCACCTCCCCAGGGCCTGGCCGCCCGCCTGGGCGACGGTGTCGCTCGCCGGGCTGGGTCGTCGGCGCTTGGGGCATGGCCCGCACCGATGGGCGTCGTTGGTGATCTCGTCGCAGCGAGCACAGGGTTGGTGGCCCTTCGGCTTGGCGGGTCCACCGGCGTCGGTCATCACGACCCGGCGGACGTAGCTCTCGAGGGCGTGGGGGTGGTCTGGGGGTGTGCCGTGGTGGGCGACGAACGCGTCCATGCCGCGGGAGATCTGATCGCTGGTCGGCGGCGTGCCCTGGGCCCAGGCTCGCCAGACCTGCATCGCCCTCGGCGCCTGGAGCTTGGTCGGGCTGAACGGGAGCGTCGGGGCGTGGACCAGGTAAGCGTCGTTCACCGACTGGACGATCTCGGCGACCCGAGTCGCAATGCCCCCACCATCGTCGCGCGCTGCTGTGTTGGCGGGTTCTATGGCGGGTTCCTGGCGGGTTACCTGGTCAGGGTGACCACATTGAGAGGTCAGGGTGACCACATGAGAATGGTCACTGTGACCATGTGGGGACTCGCTACTGTGGTCAGCGTGACCATCTGGGAGCGCCC
This window encodes:
- a CDS encoding DUF5675 family protein, whose product is MKYATLTRWCYGIDFWGTFGSLVIPQDDGTELRLYTVERPWRNNERGVSCIPEGLYHVSPYSRPSNGDGVYILQGRTVSHFDQPGIARFGVLIHAANRCDEVQGCIAPGVAIAPNAPLVTSSRVAMRMLRQHFGEDDWMLSIDSVGPARAVAA